In Hahella sp. KA22, one genomic interval encodes:
- a CDS encoding thioredoxin family protein → MALTSSTMLTLGSRAPNFNLSDTQGRHWSLADFSDDPALLVMFICNHCPYVIHLKKALADFARDYAAKGLGVIAINANDASAYPADSPENMALEVARYKYVFPYVYDETQEVAKAYHAACTPDFFLFDAQRRLVYRGQFDDSRPGSDKPITGKDLRLAVDALLNGGEIASDQRPSMGCNIKWRDA, encoded by the coding sequence ATGGCCCTGACTTCCTCCACCATGCTCACACTGGGCTCCCGCGCGCCGAACTTTAATCTAAGCGATACTCAAGGACGCCATTGGTCGCTGGCCGATTTCAGCGACGATCCTGCACTGCTGGTGATGTTCATCTGTAATCATTGTCCCTATGTCATTCATCTGAAAAAAGCGCTGGCGGATTTCGCCCGCGACTACGCCGCCAAGGGACTTGGCGTCATCGCCATCAACGCCAACGACGCCAGCGCCTACCCGGCGGATTCCCCGGAAAACATGGCGCTGGAAGTGGCGCGCTACAAATATGTGTTCCCCTACGTGTACGACGAGACGCAAGAAGTCGCCAAAGCCTATCATGCCGCCTGCACGCCGGATTTTTTTCTGTTCGACGCCCAGCGTCGTCTGGTTTATCGGGGCCAATTCGACGACAGCCGTCCCGGCTCTGACAAACCCATTACTGGAAAAGATTTACGGCTGGCGGTGGACGCACTATTAAACGGCGGCGAAATTGCCTCCGATCAACGTCCAAGTATGGGCTGCAATATAAAGTGGCGCGACGCTTAA